CGATGAGGTCGACGTGCCGCCTGGCGTGGTCCTGAGGGAGCAGCGGCATGATGGTGGCCGGATCCCCGTCCCAGAAGCCGAGTTCCTTGTGGAAGACGGCACGGACGTTGTGGTGCAGGCCGCCGTGGTAGTAGCGGTTGAACCACTTCTTGCCGATGGCATCGGGCAGTTCGACGATCTCGGCGGCCTCCAGCGGTGTCAGGCCCTGGTTGGCCAGCCGCAGCGCCTGGTCGTGGATGTACTTGTACATGTCGCGCTGGGACTCCAGGAACGCGACGACGTTCTCGTTGCCCCACATCGGCCAGGTGTGCGGACCGTAGTGGACCTCGACTTCCTCGCCCCAGCGGACCAGGGTCTCGTCCAGGTAGCGGGCGAAGTTCCGGGCGTCGCGGGTGCGGGCACCCCGGATGGTCTGGATGTTGTGCATGCTGTGGTTGGCGTTCTCCGCGCAGGTGAGCGCCTTGATCGCGGGGATCCAGATGTGCATCTCCTCCGGCGCCTCGGTGTCCGGGGCGTAGAGGAACTCGAACGTCCAACCGCCGAGCGTACGCGTCTCGCCCGTCCGGGTGATCGGATCGGTGGGCGGGATGTAGCTGATCTTCGTGCGGAAGCCGTCGTCCTCGGGCCCGAGGCCGCCGGTGACCACCCCGCAGTCGCAGTGCGGCAGCAGCAGCCCGAAGGTGTACGCCATCCGCCGGGACATCGCGTTGCCGGTGATGACGTTCTCGCCGATCGCGTGCTTGTTGAACGACTCGATCGTGCCCGGTGCGATGATCGGGATCTTTCCGGAGGCGACATCGGCCTCGTCGACGATCCCCTTGATACCGCCGTAGTGGTCGAAGTGCGTGTGGGTGTAGATCGCGGCCACCACCGGCTTGTCGTTCCCGGTCTCGCGCCGGAACAGCTCCAGGGCGGCCTTCGTCAGTCCGACGTCGATGCCGAAGTCGATCACGACCAGGCCGTCCGGGGCGTCGACGATCGTGATGTTCGCGCTCATCCGCACCTGGTAGAGGCCTTCGACGACCTTGTAGAGGCCCTCGCGTTTGATCAGCTGGGACTGCCGCCACAGGCTCGGGTTCACCGAGTCCGGGGCCGGCGCGTCGTCCGTGACGTAGTCGAGGATCCGCCCGTCCCGCAGCAGGTCGCCCTCGTCGCTGTACAGCTTCTCCGGGAAGCCGGCGACGAACCCGCGGTCCACGTCGGCGAAGTCGGCACGGTCCTCCATCGCGTAGGACTCCAACGCCGCCTTGTTGATCGCGGCGGTGAAGGACGATGCCTGCTGTGAACCGGCCACCATGGGCTCCATCTCCAGCTATAGCTATAGAGAGACAAAATGGTTGGATATGCAACATCTCGGACGGTAACGCGCCACTCGTCCCGTCGCCACCGCACGGCATGACGTCAACGGCACTGCCGCGCCGCCCGCCTGCCCCATGCGGCGGGGCTCTGTGCGGGCACTCACGCCCGTCCGGCCCGGCCGACCTCGGCGTCCACGCATGGACGTCGACGGCCGAACACCCGTCGGCGAAGGCACCCGGGAGTAGTCCCTCTCGACACCGCCCTGGCCCCCAGCCGCACAGCAGGTGTCGAGCCCGTTGTCAGTCGATGGCCTGGTAGAGCGTGGTCCAGAAGTCGTTCATGGCGCGCGGCGAGTCCGGGGTGGACAGTCCGACCTGGGTGAGCAGAACACCGGTGAGCTGGTTGGTCCTGTCCGCGTAGGCCGTGGTGCCGGTACCGCCGAACCAGCCGAACTGGCCGACGGGCGCGTAGTCGCCGCGATGTGTACGCACCGCCATCCCGAAGCCCCAGCCGCCGCTCGACCCCTGACCGGACGACAGGTGGGCGACGTTGCCGAACATCGCCTCCCGGGCGGCTAGTTGCTCGGACGAGAGACGGTTGGTGGTCATCAGCTCGACGGCGGCCCGGGACAGGATCCGTTCGCTCCCGTGCATCCCGTTGTTCAGCAGCATCCGGAAGTAGGCGTGGTAGTCGTCGGCGGTGGAGACCAGTCCGCCGCCGGCGCCCTGGAACGCGGGAGGCACGCTGGACCTTCCCCCTGCCGCCTCGTCCCACACGACGAACTCGCCGGTCCGCGGGTCGGGCCCGTACAGGGGCGGCAGTCGGTCGATCTTGTCGGCGGGCACGTGGAAGGCGGTGTCCTTCATCCCCAGCGGATCCAGGATGCGTTCGCGCAGGAACGCCTCCAACGACTGTCCTGTGACCCTGGAGACAAGCACGCCGACCACCTCGTTGCTGAGGTCGTACTGCCACCGCACTCCGGGCTGGTACTGCAGCGGCAGTTCAC
Above is a genomic segment from Streptomyces sp. NBC_00094 containing:
- a CDS encoding alkyl/aryl-sulfatase, translating into MVAGSQQASSFTAAINKAALESYAMEDRADFADVDRGFVAGFPEKLYSDEGDLLRDGRILDYVTDDAPAPDSVNPSLWRQSQLIKREGLYKVVEGLYQVRMSANITIVDAPDGLVVIDFGIDVGLTKAALELFRRETGNDKPVVAAIYTHTHFDHYGGIKGIVDEADVASGKIPIIAPGTIESFNKHAIGENVITGNAMSRRMAYTFGLLLPHCDCGVVTGGLGPEDDGFRTKISYIPPTDPITRTGETRTLGGWTFEFLYAPDTEAPEEMHIWIPAIKALTCAENANHSMHNIQTIRGARTRDARNFARYLDETLVRWGEEVEVHYGPHTWPMWGNENVVAFLESQRDMYKYIHDQALRLANQGLTPLEAAEIVELPDAIGKKWFNRYYHGGLHHNVRAVFHKELGFWDGDPATIMPLLPQDHARRHVDLIGRDRILKEGRDAIEGGDYRWAVQVLHHLVFADPDDTEAKDLQADAYEQLGYQAEVPQYRAIFLTAAQELREGVRTEGGVHTGSIDTILAMPVDLLFDFVGVHVDGAKAADVDIRIDFTFADSGGDWTMWVRNGVLNARPGHAGDAQLTVRGSKAALAGLLLAPGRAAEVVKEHGLTTEGDMAALTALGAVVETFDPHFPLATP
- a CDS encoding serine hydrolase; protein product: MGTSNSGFSDAGLRRLREVLARHVESKKIPGLVALVSRGGRTHVEAIGTMRHDGGSPMRRDTIFRMASTSKPVTMAAAMILLDECRLRLDDPVDPWLPELADRQVLKRPDGPLDDTVPAQRPITVRDLLTSTFGLGVDFESMASPIRAATFERLDYSVASGPAPEPDEWMRRLGELPLQYQPGVRWQYDLSNEVVGVLVSRVTGQSLEAFLRERILDPLGMKDTAFHVPADKIDRLPPLYGPDPRTGEFVVWDEAAGGRSSVPPAFQGAGGGLVSTADDYHAYFRMLLNNGMHGSERILSRAAVELMTTNRLSSEQLAAREAMFGNVAHLSSGQGSSGGWGFGMAVRTHRGDYAPVGQFGWFGGTGTTAYADRTNQLTGVLLTQVGLSTPDSPRAMNDFWTTLYQAID